Proteins encoded by one window of Winogradskyella sp. PG-2:
- a CDS encoding 6-pyruvoyl trahydropterin synthase family protein: MRVTVHRKAHFNAAHRLYRKDWSFEKNETVFGLCNNPNFHGHNYELIASVTGEIDPETGYVIDVKILKDIIKAEVEDAFDHKNLNIEVPEFYNLNPTAENIAVVIYNKVKAKLDSKFHLEITLYETPRNFVTYSGH, from the coding sequence ATGAGAGTAACTGTACATAGAAAGGCACATTTTAATGCAGCACATAGATTGTATAGAAAAGACTGGAGTTTTGAAAAGAATGAAACTGTCTTTGGGTTGTGTAATAATCCTAATTTTCATGGACATAATTACGAACTAATTGCAAGTGTTACTGGCGAAATTGACCCTGAAACAGGCTATGTTATTGACGTTAAAATTCTAAAAGACATTATTAAAGCAGAAGTTGAAGATGCCTTTGATCATAAAAATCTAAATATTGAAGTTCCAGAATTTTATAATTTAAACCCAACTGCAGAAAATATTGCAGTTGTTATTTATAATAAAGTAAAAGCAAAATTAGACTCTAAATTTCATTTAGAAATTACACTCTATGAAACACCTCGAAACTTTGTGACCTATTCTGGTCACTAA
- a CDS encoding type IX secretion system membrane protein PorP/SprF, which translates to MIHKSSLIKGLIVLVFTILSANSFAQQDPQYTHYMYNTLSVNPAYAGQRETLSVVGLHRSQWVGIDGAPQTQSLGIHSPLRNERIGLGLNIVSDALGPARETFVDANFSYTIPLNANDLKLSFGVKGGLHMLDTDWSKGRFQDPDVVFNNNLNLISPTIGAGLYMHTRKWYLGLAVPNFLETEHYDDFQESIATERMHFYAIGGYVFNISETTELKPAFLIKGVSGAPLIADVSANFWFQKKLTAGLAWRWDDSVSALVGMQITPGMFIGYSYDMTTTGLSNYNSGTHELTLRFEVKKLGRILSPRFF; encoded by the coding sequence ATGATACATAAATCATCACTAATAAAAGGATTAATAGTTTTAGTATTTACGATACTTAGTGCTAATAGTTTTGCACAACAAGATCCTCAGTATACACATTATATGTATAATACATTAAGTGTTAATCCAGCATATGCAGGCCAAAGAGAAACACTAAGTGTTGTAGGTTTGCATAGATCGCAATGGGTTGGTATAGATGGCGCGCCACAAACACAGTCCTTAGGAATTCATTCACCATTACGTAATGAGCGTATTGGTTTAGGATTAAATATTGTAAGTGATGCCTTAGGACCGGCAAGAGAAACTTTTGTAGATGCTAATTTTTCATATACAATTCCATTAAATGCAAATGATTTAAAATTGTCTTTTGGTGTAAAAGGTGGATTACATATGTTAGATACAGATTGGAGTAAAGGCCGTTTTCAAGATCCTGACGTTGTTTTTAACAATAATTTAAATCTTATTTCACCAACTATTGGTGCAGGTTTATACATGCATACTCGAAAATGGTATTTAGGTTTAGCAGTTCCTAATTTTTTGGAGACTGAACATTATGATGACTTCCAAGAGTCTATTGCTACAGAGCGCATGCATTTTTATGCTATTGGTGGATATGTATTTAATATTAGTGAAACGACAGAGTTAAAACCTGCCTTTTTAATTAAAGGTGTGAGTGGAGCTCCATTAATTGCGGATGTTTCTGCTAATTTTTGGTTTCAAAAGAAACTTACAGCTGGTTTAGCTTGGAGATGGGATGATTCTGTAAGTGCTTTAGTTGGTATGCAAATAACACCTGGCATGTTTATTGGATATAGTTATGATATGACAACAACAGGTTTAAGTAATTACAATAGCGGTACACACGAACTTACTTTAAGATTTGAAGTTAAAAAATTAGGTAGAATATTATCACCACGTTTCTTCTAA
- a CDS encoding DUF4369 domain-containing protein, translating to MMTLNKALSLIFILLILVSCGKEKEANFTLKGSVKGLKKGIVYLQKNGDSTSIIDLDSMVITGQPEFTLKTNIDEPILLYLKLFKNDGEEHYIPFFADKGLTEINTSLKNFNFDAKIIGSKQQVLLDEYTGIMSKFNNQNLELIEANFLAQKAKDSITSDSLNIQSQKLLKRKYSYSIQFALNNNDSEIAPYLALYELPAANPIYIDSVYNGLTDSIKKSFYGKKLNEYINSREAIE from the coding sequence ATGATGACATTAAATAAAGCCTTAAGCCTCATTTTTATACTATTAATACTTGTTTCATGTGGTAAAGAAAAAGAAGCAAATTTCACATTAAAAGGCAGTGTAAAAGGATTAAAAAAGGGAATTGTTTATCTCCAAAAGAATGGAGATTCTACTTCTATTATAGATTTAGATTCCATGGTTATTACTGGCCAACCAGAGTTCACCTTAAAAACTAACATCGACGAACCTATTTTATTATACCTAAAATTGTTTAAGAATGATGGTGAGGAGCATTACATTCCATTTTTTGCAGATAAAGGTCTTACAGAAATAAATACATCATTGAAGAATTTTAATTTTGATGCTAAAATTATAGGATCTAAACAACAAGTTTTATTAGATGAGTATACAGGTATCATGTCTAAATTTAATAATCAAAATTTAGAATTGATTGAAGCCAACTTCTTAGCTCAAAAAGCAAAAGACTCAATTACATCAGATTCTTTAAATATACAATCTCAAAAACTTTTAAAACGAAAATACTCTTACTCCATTCAATTTGCCTTGAATAATAATGATAGTGAAATTGCGCCTTATTTAGCTTTATACGAACTTCCGGCTGCAAATCCTATTTATATAGATTCAGTTTATAATGGTTTAACTGACTCTATAAAAAAATCATTTTACGGTAAGAAACTAAACGAATATATAAATAGCAGAGAAGCCATTGAATAA
- a CDS encoding OmpA family protein: MKTLSRYILLTVVFVTSSVVYAQEGKIRSVKDDYREFAYVKTSEVLLEVANKGYRSADLFQKLGNSYYFQNKMEDAAKWYGELITMNEVIDPEYYFRYALALKGIENYEESDKWMTKFNKLKPQDSRGKAFLSKVDYKSDIEELSRNDIEIVNLEINTELSDFGTTEYENGIVFASARGGGRKYRWNEQPYLDIYSVEKTDEGSFSEVNEIQGKVNTKYHESSAVFSPNGQYMFFTRNNYFRMKYKEDESGINRLQLYRATLSEDGSWDEIHKIHFNSEDYSVAHPALNLTGSRLYFASDMPGTYGQSDIFVVDVNDDGTLGEPENLGAGINTEGQESFPFVNTSGDLFFSSNGYPGLGGFDVFKSEGLDQKVQAGSNRNFPIENIGKPVNSAFDDFGYYENLVTRRVYFSSNREGGKGSDDIYTFEVPECEQLVEGTVQDKKTDELIPNATVVLFDGEGNEIERTTVGADATFEFNLDCEKEYLIRGEKETYASDEKRFTTPDRKQELQLQLLLEKDEVIVEPCSDLAKLLDIPIIYFDFDKFNIRYDAEVELQKVLAVLNKYPSMTIDVRSHTDCRATMVYNERLSENRAQSTRQYLIDNGIDAARITAKGYGESRLVNDCGCEPTNESSCSEEEHQLNRRSEFIVTSFKGQKCPEQN; this comes from the coding sequence ATGAAAACACTATCAAGATATATATTATTAACAGTCGTATTTGTTACATCTTCAGTTGTATATGCTCAAGAAGGGAAAATACGAAGTGTCAAAGATGACTATAGAGAATTCGCTTATGTAAAAACAAGTGAGGTCTTACTAGAAGTGGCCAATAAAGGTTACAGGTCTGCAGATTTATTTCAGAAGTTAGGAAACTCATATTATTTCCAAAATAAAATGGAGGATGCTGCCAAATGGTATGGTGAATTAATAACTATGAATGAAGTTATTGATCCTGAATATTATTTTAGGTATGCACTGGCTCTCAAAGGAATTGAGAATTATGAAGAATCCGATAAATGGATGACAAAGTTTAATAAACTTAAACCACAAGATTCTAGAGGTAAAGCATTCTTATCTAAAGTGGATTACAAATCTGATATTGAGGAATTAAGCCGAAATGATATTGAAATTGTTAATCTTGAAATTAATACAGAGTTATCGGATTTTGGAACAACAGAGTATGAGAATGGAATTGTGTTTGCTTCTGCTAGAGGGGGAGGACGAAAATATAGATGGAATGAACAACCTTATTTAGACATATACTCGGTAGAAAAAACTGATGAAGGTTCTTTTAGTGAAGTCAATGAAATTCAAGGTAAAGTTAATACAAAGTATCACGAATCTAGTGCAGTGTTTTCACCAAATGGTCAATACATGTTCTTTACAAGAAATAACTATTTCAGAATGAAATATAAAGAAGATGAATCAGGAATTAATAGATTGCAATTATATAGAGCAACGTTAAGTGAAGATGGTTCATGGGATGAAATTCATAAAATTCATTTTAATAGTGAAGATTATAGTGTGGCACATCCTGCTTTAAATCTTACAGGTTCTAGACTATATTTTGCATCGGACATGCCTGGGACTTATGGACAGTCTGATATCTTTGTAGTAGATGTTAATGATGATGGTACTTTAGGTGAACCTGAAAATTTAGGAGCAGGGATAAATACAGAAGGACAAGAATCTTTTCCTTTTGTGAATACAAGTGGAGATTTATTCTTTTCATCAAATGGTTATCCCGGTTTAGGAGGATTTGATGTATTTAAGTCTGAAGGTTTAGATCAAAAAGTACAGGCTGGTTCTAATAGAAATTTCCCAATAGAGAATATCGGTAAACCAGTAAATAGCGCTTTTGATGATTTTGGATATTATGAAAATTTGGTCACTAGACGTGTTTATTTCAGTTCTAATAGAGAAGGAGGTAAAGGAAGTGATGATATATATACTTTTGAAGTTCCTGAATGTGAGCAATTAGTTGAAGGTACAGTTCAAGATAAAAAGACAGATGAGTTAATCCCAAATGCAACTGTAGTTTTATTTGATGGTGAAGGAAATGAGATAGAGCGAACAACTGTAGGTGCTGATGCTACTTTTGAATTTAATCTTGACTGTGAAAAAGAATATTTAATCAGAGGAGAAAAGGAAACGTATGCTTCAGATGAAAAACGTTTTACAACACCAGATCGAAAACAAGAATTACAACTTCAATTATTACTTGAAAAAGATGAAGTTATAGTAGAGCCTTGCTCTGATTTGGCCAAATTATTAGATATTCCAATTATCTATTTTGATTTTGATAAGTTTAATATTAGATATGATGCTGAAGTAGAATTACAGAAGGTATTAGCTGTGTTGAATAAGTATCCTTCAATGACTATTGATGTGAGATCTCACACAGATTGCAGAGCAACTATGGTTTACAATGAAAGATTATCTGAAAATAGAGCGCAATCTACACGACAGTATCTTATAGATAATGGCATAGATGCAGCTCGTATTACTGCTAAAGGATATGGCGAGTCTAGATTGGTTAATGACTGCGGTTGTGAACCAACAAATGAATCAAGCTGTTCTGAAGAAGAACACCAATTAAATAGACGAAGCGAATTTATTGTGACGAGTTTTAAAGGTCAAAAGTGTCCAGAACAAAACTAA
- the idi gene encoding isopentenyl-diphosphate Delta-isomerase, protein MTEEQVILVDENDNQIGLMPKMEAHEKAVLHRAFSVFIFNNENELMLQQRALHKYHSPGLWTNTCCSHQRDGESNIEAGKRRLQEEMGFVTDLDESTSFIYKASFENGLTEYEYDYVMVGLYNDEPIINSEEVADWKWMPLEGVKVDMALNPEKYTAWFKIIFEKFYEYININK, encoded by the coding sequence ATGACAGAAGAACAAGTCATCTTAGTCGATGAAAATGATAATCAAATTGGTTTAATGCCAAAAATGGAAGCACACGAAAAAGCAGTTTTACATCGTGCTTTCTCAGTATTTATATTTAATAATGAGAATGAATTAATGCTTCAGCAACGTGCATTACATAAATACCATTCACCAGGCTTATGGACTAATACATGTTGTAGTCATCAGCGTGATGGTGAAAGTAATATTGAAGCTGGTAAAAGACGCTTGCAAGAAGAGATGGGTTTCGTTACAGATTTGGATGAATCTACGTCATTCATTTACAAAGCGTCATTTGAAAATGGATTAACTGAGTACGAATATGACTATGTAATGGTAGGTCTTTATAACGACGAACCTATTATAAATAGCGAAGAAGTTGCAGATTGGAAATGGATGCCATTAGAGGGGGTTAAAGTAGATATGGCTTTAAATCCTGAAAAATACACAGCTTGGTTTAAAATTATATTTGAAAAATTCTATGAATATATAAATATCAATAAATAA